The Deinococcus sp. KNUC1210 genomic interval AAACGGGTGAGCTGCGTCAGAAACGAACCGGCAGGGGTAATGCGCATGGTGGGCTCCTTTAAAACGAACGCTGTTCGTCTTGTTGGTCTCAGCGTACCGCCCCCAAGGCGCACTGTCAAGACGTACACTGTTCGTCATGGCCTATCCCTCGAAACTCACGCCCAAAAGCATCCTCCACGCCGCTCTGCCACTGGTCGAGTCAGACGGCGCAGACACCCTGAACATGCGAACCCTCGCTGTCCGCCTGGGCGTGCAGGCCAGCAGCCTCTACCGTCATTACCCAGACCGGGCGGCCCTCCTGCTCGCCATTGAGGAGCAGACGACCCTGGCGCTGCACACAGTCATGGCGAACGCCACTGAGGGGGTTAAGCACCCGGCCGCACGTCTTTCGGCGGCCGCGCAGGCCTATCTCACATACGCTACAGAACATCCACACCTCTACGCTCTGCTGCTGGCCCCGCGTCCGCCCACCGTGGCCACGCCCGGTTCCGGCAAAAACCTGTGGAATCTGGTCCTGCAGCTGGTTGGAGACGTCAGCGGCAATCCAGATGACACCGCCCGTACCGTGGTGCTGTGGGCCTACCTGCACGGCTTCGCCCTGCTGACGCTCAGCGGCCTGCTGGGCCTGAGCGGCGATCAAGGCGGCTTTCAGGTCGGAGTAGACACCTTGATCAACGGGTTCGAGGCAGCCAAGAAGAGAGCCGAACCAAATGACTCGATCACCCCTCCCTGTTGACATGCTCTGGTTGCGACGATTCCGGTGGGTATGACGCCTTGACCGAACCCAACCCCACTGCCGAAGACCACGCCTGGAACCCAGCTTCAGAGGGTCGCAGAAGAAATGCCGGTGCATGCCCGAAGCCAGACCGCTCTCTAGGGAACAAAAGCTGACACGTACGCAGGCCAGTCATTCCTCAAACGAAATTCCGACTTAAGGATGACAGCTCGAACGGCATCCAACCCCCTCCGAAATAAACTTTTCGAAGTGTATCCGTGCTTCAGGCAGCGTGACCAACCACGCTGCTCTTCGAACTCCCTACCAAACAGCACCATACGGATGCGAGTGAAACGACGGTCAGCAACGTGGACACCCGCTCAGGGTGCGTCAGGTATATCGCCTCCAGATTGAAACCTCTGGACTTGAGCGCTGGATGCAGACACTCTGCTTCTGCATTCCATCGGAAGGCATCGCATTTCAGCGCATGTTCTGCCCTCCCCTATTGATACCTGCACAAGTTGGGGACAGGTGACCTGGACGTTGCCTGCTTCCGAACAGGCTGCCTACTTGACGTGAAGTGCGCTGGGATTTACCACTGTATAAGCGTCTCGCCCAAAGTGCCCACTGAGTTCTAAAATCAGAGCGGGGGCGGGATGCGTAGCATCCCAGTGAACGACAGGGGCCGTGGTAATGGTGCGGTAAGGATCCAGCGCGGCTTGAAAATCCTCGACACTGGAATAGAGTTTGAATGGCTGCTTTCTGTCGCTCACCTGAAATGTGATACTCCCTGTTTGCGCCTGGTTGACGCTGCTGTCTAAGATGACATATCCGTCCTGCGGACCGGCCCCCACTCCTTGCGAAGTCCAGTAGGTCAGCTGCGGGAGCACGAGCGCATACACGCCCCCTTTCTTGAATTGTCCTGTGAAGCCAAGGGCTTGTCCCGTGTGCTCATTCAAAGCAAAACCCCAGCTGATGCCGTCGCCACGAAACGCAGGATCTCCATTGAACGTAGAGGTGTACAGCTGACTCACGACCCGTTGATCCTCCGTTTCAAGTTGGATATCGGCGTTGCCCGCTCGCACGGTGGGGTTCTTCCAACCCAGAATCCGTACATCTGCCCCAGAGCTGAGGAGCCCGCCAATGAGCAGATCGGTACTGAGATACGTGGTGTGCTGCTGCACCAGAGCCGCTCCTGGCCAGTTCATGGTGTTCAGCGGATACTGCGCACGCGGCGCACCTGGCACCGTGACAAACGCATGATCTGGTTGGCCGCTGAGCTCCCCACCCGCTTTCTCGATAGCGGCCTTGAGCTGGTCAAAATCCAGGTAACTGGTTTCCCCACTATTTGGGAAATTTCCGTAAATGCTCTTCACCTGTGCCAGGCCCTGCGGCACCGTCGCCAGCAACGTGGTCGCCAACAATAATGTCAGTGCCCCAACCTTGCTCAGGGCAGGGAATGTATGTACGCCCATCATCCCGCCACTGACCCGCTCGGGTGCGCCGAGTTCGCGGAGTGTTTGGCGCTCAGCTTCCTCCGCACTGAGACCGCCCAAGCGGAACTCAGCCATCCGTTCACTCAAATGGCCCGCAAGCTCCGCTCGCAACTCGCGTTTTCGGTGACCCCACAGTCCCCGCGTGGCCGCATTCAAATATCGTTCTCTCGCGTTCATTCTTCGCCTCCCAGGGGCCAGAGTTTGCCGAGTTGCTGCGCGAACGTCTCGAATTCCCGTCGCCGTGCCGCTAACTCGCGCTCGCCACTCTCCGTCAGGGCGTAGGCCTTCACAGGGCTGCCACTGCGCGGAGCGGTCTGAAACTCGCTGCGGATGAAACCTGCCTTTTCCAGCCGATGCAGGGCCGGGTACAAGCTGCCCACCTTCAGGTCGAAATAGCCTTGCGTGCGGACCTGCGCCTGCTTGCTGATTTCCAGGCCGTATTTCGGCTCTCCCTGGATGATGCTGAGCAAGATCAGATCGAGGTGACCGCGCAGCAAATTGGCGTCGGGTGAGTTGGACGATGGACTGGGCACGAGTGGACCTCCTCTTATCGAAACACTTTATCGTGTTCCTATACACTGCTCCTGCTATATCTGGATGTCAAGTGTCGTATCATTCCTCATCATCTGCACATGTCCACACAGCAATCTACCCGATTCCTGGTAAAAGCAGGACGGTTCTGAAGCTCGTCGCAGACGCAGATCATCTTCTCCGTCCTATTGATATCTGCGTACGTTGTTCACGGATCACCCCGTGAAGCAGATGGGCGGGCAATTGCACGTACCGCACCCGCCGCCATGCCTGAAAGAGACGTGACTTCAGGATCACCAAATCTCTCGGGCAGAAATTTCCCATCATCTGCTGCTTGACATACGCCCACACAAGCTCAATGGGATTCAACTCTGGTGAGTACGGTGGCAGATACACCATGGACAACCGCATTTCACCGGCGACGAAGGCGCTGAGCGCCTTCGTCTTGTGGATGCTTGCGTTGTCCAGGATGACGGTGACCTTCCCCTTCACGTGTCGCAGGAGATGGGTCAGGAACGCGATGACATGTGGGCCCTTGATGGCGGCCGGGTGGGTGTGCTGTAAGAACTGACCTGTTTGTGGTGATGGCGCCAATCGTAGAGACCTTCTGCCAGTTGGTTTTGGTTTTCAACACCGGCGGGTTCCCACATGGTGCCCACGTCCGCGCCACGGTAGGCTTCAGACTGAAGCCCACTTCATCCAGGAAGGCCAGCGTTTCTCCAGTTTCGATCTTGCGTTCCAGCTCGGGCGCCATGGTGTCAATCCATGCGGCGACGGCATCTTGATCCTGCTCAGCAGCCCGCTTCGCTGGTTTTTGCCGCGAGAACCCCCACGCGTGCAGCAGGCGACTCAGATGATCGACGTGGTACCAGACATCAAATTTCAATCCAATGACGGCTCGGATGCGCGGACATGTCCAGCGCTGGTCGGGGTACTGGTTTGGATCAGGCCCGGCCTGCAACAGGCCGATGAGCTCTGCGAGGTGCGCATCTGTGAGGCGTCCGGGCGGTCCTGAGGTCACGGTCGCCTCCAGCGAACCTTGTGTACGCAGACGTTGACGCCACGTGCGCACCGTGCTTGATTCGACGCCGCACAGCTCAGCGAGCTGTGCAGAACTGAATGCGCCCTCCCGAAGGTAGGGTTCTGCAAAGAGCCGCCGTTCTTCCAACTGTGGACGAGTCAGCTTTGCAGGCTGCCACGCCTGTGCCATCGTTCAGTCTAATCTGTCCCCAACTTACGCAGCTACCAATAATACGCCGGAAACAGCGTCTCTTCATCAGCGCTTTGTTGACATGCCAGCACCTCAATTGTTGACCATACACCGAGAGTGGGCGATGTCATACACAGACTTCACCGTTGGTCATCTTTTTGAACAGTGCCCAGACAGGTATGTGCCCAAGCCAGCTCTCGGCCCGCAATCGGATCACTGGTGACCATCCGAGCTGCCGAAGAGCTGTCAACCACGCCTTCCCGACGAACTCACGGTCACCAGCCAGGATCACGTCTCGACCGTTTCACAAGGACAGAGTCGTTCGAGCAAGCCAATCCGTGTGGCCGTGTCACTGACGCCACTGTGCGGGAGAAAGGACCAGATCAGAGGGAAACTGAAGCTTCGCCAGCGAACACTGAGCAGCTAGATGTTGATGTCCTGCCGTCCCCATTTCCAATTGGTACGGTCCAGCAGGAGGAACACCTGCTAATCTCGAACGTGCGCCAGCACCAGACAAGCCACGAACAGCTCAGGAAACGTGAACTGAACAAAGCGTTTCAGCCGCTTGTACACCGTGGTGTCACTCCCAAGGAACGACACCATAGGAGCGAGTTGAAAGAGAACAATACTCCGGGTCTGAATCATAGCCAAGATCAACGACGCGAGCACCGTCCATCGACCTGGGTCGCAGCAACAATGAGGTGCAAGCGTCGCGGCGACGTTCACTACTGACGCATGACGAGATCGCGGGTTCATCGTTGCTGAACGGCAAAGCGTTCCGTGAGGAAGCGGGCGACCTCCAAAACGGGCCACCTCGTGACCTCACCCGTTTGGCGCAGGCTGACTTCCACCTCGCCCTGCTCGAGGGTCCGCCCTACCGTGATCCGGCAGGGCAGGCCGATCAAATCCGCGTCCGCAAACTTGACCCCTGCACGCTGCGGACGGTCATCCAGCAACACCTCCACACCTGCCGCCGTCAGTTCTGCATACAGCGTTTCTGCCACGTGCATCTGCTGTGCGTGTTCCACATCCACCGGTGTCACCATCACCTGATACGGCGCGATGAGCTCGGGCCAGATGAGGCCACGTTCGTCCGAGCGCTGTTCTACGGCCGCCTGCGCCAGTCGGGTGACGCCAATGCCATAACTTCCCATCTGGAATGGCTGCCGACGGCCGTCGGCAGCCATGAAGGTCGCCTGCATCGCCTGGGTATAGCGTGTCCCGAGCTGGAAGACATGACCGACTTCAATGCCTCGCGCGGACTGAAGCACTTGGGCTGGATCATGCACGCTGGCGTCTCCTGCGCTCGCTTGGCGCAGATCCACGACATCTGGCAGCGGGTAGGTTACGTTCCAAGTGGCCCCAACGACATGCCAGTCGACATCATTTGCGCCCGTCGTAAAAAGGGTTGCCACCGACGCGGCAGTATCACACAGCCGCAGGAAGCTCGCATAAATCCCCACTCGTTCTGCAATCACAGTATCCGGGAGGTCCGGCGCGAGGTACCCGAGCGACAGTGGGGCCGCCGCCCATGTCTCTGACTGTGCAAGTTCCAATGAAAGCAGCGTGCCGCCCCCCAGATGGTCAGTACGGGCCTGAACCGCATTCCAAAGTTTGACGGCGTTCACGGTGTGATCTCCACGCAGGCTCACCAGAACGGGGCAGAGCACCCGCTGGCCTTCTTGGATGAACACGGCGTCGTAGAGGCTGTTCTTGACCATGTGCGCAGGCTCGCAGCCCAGGGTGGCACAGGCGGTCTGGACGGTGGTCGTGCCGGGGGTGAACCGCCGCTCAAATGCGTGAAAGGGACTCGGGCGAGCAGCAGAGACGGCGGAGACTGCCCGCTCCGCGTTGGCCGCATAGCGGCCATCGGCGGTGTAGAGCACCTCATCTTCACCCACGTCGGTCAGCACCATGAACTCGCGGCTGTCGGCCCCACCGATGTTTCCACTGTCGGCCTCGACAGCCCGCCATTGCAGCCCAAGGCGCGTCAGGAGCCGTTCGTAGACGCGGCTGATGACCTCGAAATGTGCCCGGAGATCCTCGGGCGTGGCATGAAAGCTGTAGCCGTCCTTCATAGTGAATTCGCGGGTGCGGAGCAGGCCGAACCGGGGCCGCAGTTCATCGCGGAACTTCCGCCCGATCTGGAAGACACTCACCGGTAAGTCCCGGTAGCTCTGCAGCAGATCGCGCATCACGTTCACGGCGACTTCTTCATGGGTCGGGCCGAGGGAAAGCGACCGACCGGCCCGGTCGGTCACGGTGAACATAATGCCTTCCGCCTGGGTATAGGCGTCCCAGCGGCCAGATTCCAGCCACAGCTGCTGTGGCTGGAGGACAGGGAAACTGACCTCCTGAGCGATCTCGGAGAGTTCCTGGCGGATGAGTGCTTCGAGCTTGTGCAGGACGCGCTGCATCAAAGGGAGCGTGGTGTACAGACCGCTGCCCAGTTTGTGAACATAGCCGGCCCGTGAAAGGAGCGCAGTGCCTCGTGTTTCTGCGTCGGACGGCGCGTCGCGGCGCGTGACGAAGAGGGTCTGTGAAACTCGCATGTTGTGGCCTCCCGGTGGAGATGAATGTGTCAGTTGAGCGCGTCTGAGACGCGCTTCGGTCATGGCAATGACAGATTCACACCCCAAAGGGTGGCGGGAGCACGGGCAGGCCCGCACCGACATGCAGAAACATGTGGGGGGATCGCTGCTCGCTCATAGCCGAGAGTGTAGCCATCCGCTGCCCTGCCCGTCAAACATGTTGCTGAGACCTCCTGGTCAAGCGTGAGACGCCGGCTGGGCGAACACAGCGAAACGTCCAGCAGCACGCCTGATGAATGGCTTTTGTGCCTTAGCGAGGCCAGACCGTCTGCCTTCGGGCATGCAAGCTCACCACTCCCTGTGGGTGGTTCTGCCTGATACCTGATAGCTGTTCCCGTCACCCCTGACGCTGTGTAGGACAGTGCTGCTCGACTCGCTCGTTGCAGCGCGTCTTGGAAGTCGTCTGCTGAGATTCGACGGCGCCTGCTCAGCTTTCCTCCTGCCCAGATCAACCACCGACCGAAAAAATTATGAAAAAATACATCACGCCGACTGCACAAGAATCGCCTCCAGCATTCAGCGATGTCACGCGAGTGAACGCAGCAGGACAGAGAGTTGTCTGTTGCTGAGAGCATCTCGTCACGCCCACCATGCTGTCATTAGCGCTGTTTCTTGGCTTCTCTCGGGAACTTGCTGCTGGGTGTGGTGAGTCTCCAGACGTCCAGTTCCTGGGTCTGGACGTTGGTCTCCTTCGCGCTTGTACTCAGTGTGGGGTTCTTCCGACGACTCTGGCTTTCCCCAAACTCAGGCCCCGCGTGAAGGTTGTGGGCGTCTAGTGTGCACACCAAAGGCCCACTGAAAGGTCGGAAAACTCGAGGCATTCATGTCCAGCTTCTTCAGTGGCGACTTTTGTTCCGACGCTCGTGTACCTTCGCTGCCCTGGTCTGGCAACGATCCGCACCAGGGCAGCGAAGCCTTCTTGATCAAAAAAGCTGCAGGAACGCGTATAGATTGACTGGGCCCGTCTATCTTCGGACATGAAACCGACAATCTGAACCCTGAGAGAAACCAGCGTCAGGAGAACGAGGACTGCCCAGATGCCCGGGCCGTCAGCAGAAAGCCTGAGCGGTCGCAAATCAGCCGGGCTATGCGAACTCGCACGTCTGCCCTGCTCCGCACAGATCCGATCGCACGCATCAACGCAGAAATTCATCGGTCAAACTCGGATGGTCAGGATGCCGACTATCGACGTCTGATGGCCAGAGCGGCCTCAGCCTCCAGGATCACGGACGCGTTCTGTATTCGAAGTGCTGCGTTTGCAGGTAGATTGATCATTCTGACGCAAGCCTCTGCCAACGGAGTTCTTCTGAGCTCCAAGCGGTGGTTCTCCATGTTCTGCAGAGCCGACCAAGGAGGCGCGGCTCTCGGTTCACCCAACAGGCTGTGAACGCCGTGCCGTTCATCAGACCCACCAGCCCGCAGATCACGCCATGACCTGAGGATGGAGCCAGCTCAAGTGCCCGCGTAATTTCCATGAGCGCCTCGGAATCGGTGCTGGCCAGCACGGCTCACAGTGTCGCGGTGGTGCCCTGCCTTTCGTATCTCTTTCTCCACCGCTGATCTTCTATCGGTCTGCTCGATACAATGTTCCGTCACATCGTTTCAGCACGTTGCCGCCCGTCTGAGAAGTCGAAACAATACGCATAATGCCAACAGACCGGACGGCCCTCTCCCGGCAGACACCTCGTCTGCCCTTCTTCCTGCTCCTGCTCTGCAGCGGTCTGACGCTCGCTGGCGGTGGAGGGCCACCCAGCACCACGCTGGGAAGCCGTATCAGTCACGCGGACGCCACCATGACCGCCCTGACTACCGACGAGAGCGGCGCGCCGGTGGTGGCCTGGGTCGAACTCAGTCCTACGCAGGGCCGCCCGTATGGCCACCTGCATGCCGCACGCTGGACGGGCGGCAGCTGGGCGCCACTCGGCGGCATTCTGAACGAGAACCCTCTCCACAACGCCTGGCAGCTGAGTGCGGTGCGCGGGCCAGACGGCCAGCCCTGGCTTGGCTGGGCCGAGGACGCAGGCACTGCCCATGTCGACTCTTACCTGATCTCTCGCTGGGACGGAGCGCACTGGAGCAATCCCTCGACCTACGCAGTTCGGCGAAATCTGAGCGATGCCGGGAAATCCAGAGCCTTCACCGTCACGAACGCCAACATCCCGTACCTCACGTGGACCAACATCTACTTCCCTGGGGCGTATGCCAATGTGGTGCAGCCGTTCACGTGGCTGGGCAACGTTTGGGAGGAGCACGCCCCGCCGCTCAACCACACCATCCATTCAGCGGCGTTCTTCCCAGCGGCAGCACGCGGCCCGGACGGAACGCTCTACACCGCCTGGCTGGAGGGGGATGTCGCGCACAGCGACGTCTACATCGACCAGCAGTCGGACGAAGGGAAGTGGCTCCCGCTGGGCGGGGCCACGAACGTTCGGCCTCACACCTACACGTTCGCGCCGCAGCTGGCGGTTGGAGAGCATGGCCCAGTGGTCGCGTGGCTGGAAGACGTGGGCGGGGTGGATAACCTTTTCGTGAAACGCTGGACTGGGCGGGCATGGATCTCGCTGGGGTCGAGCCTCAACCTGCAGAGCAGTCATCTGGCGGAACGCCCCAACCTGGCGCTGGATGACCAGGGACAGCCGCTGGTGGCCTGGGTAGAAGGCGGTGTCGGCCGGC includes:
- a CDS encoding TetR/AcrR family transcriptional regulator — translated: MAYPSKLTPKSILHAALPLVESDGADTLNMRTLAVRLGVQASSLYRHYPDRAALLLAIEEQTTLALHTVMANATEGVKHPAARLSAAAQAYLTYATEHPHLYALLLAPRPPTVATPGSGKNLWNLVLQLVGDVSGNPDDTARTVVLWAYLHGFALLTLSGLLGLSGDQGGFQVGVDTLINGFEAAKKRAEPNDSITPPC
- a CDS encoding permease prefix domain 1-containing protein, whose product is MNARERYLNAATRGLWGHRKRELRAELAGHLSERMAEFRLGGLSAEEAERQTLRELGAPERVSGGMMGVHTFPALSKVGALTLLLATTLLATVPQGLAQVKSIYGNFPNSGETSYLDFDQLKAAIEKAGGELSGQPDHAFVTVPGAPRAQYPLNTMNWPGAALVQQHTTYLSTDLLIGGLLSSGADVRILGWKNPTVRAGNADIQLETEDQRVVSQLYTSTFNGDPAFRGDGISWGFALNEHTGQALGFTGQFKKGGVYALVLPQLTYWTSQGVGAGPQDGYVILDSSVNQAQTGSITFQVSDRKQPFKLYSSVEDFQAALDPYRTITTAPVVHWDATHPAPALILELSGHFGRDAYTVVNPSALHVK
- a CDS encoding PadR family transcriptional regulator, encoding MPSPSSNSPDANLLRGHLDLILLSIIQGEPKYGLEISKQAQVRTQGYFDLKVGSLYPALHRLEKAGFIRSEFQTAPRSGSPVKAYALTESGERELAARRREFETFAQQLGKLWPLGGEE
- a CDS encoding IS630 family transposase (programmed frameshift) translates to MAQAWQPAKLTRPQLEERRLFAEPYLREGAFSSAQLAELCGVESSTVRTWRQRLRTQGSLEATVTSGPPGRLTDAHLAELIGLLQAGPDPNQYPDQRWTCPRIRAVIGLKFDVWYHVDHLSRLLHAWGFSRQKPAKRAAEQDQDAVAAWIDTMAPELERKIETGETLAFLDEVGFSLKPTVARTWAPCGNPPVLKTKTNWQKVSTIGAITTTGQFLQHTHPAAIKGPHVIAFLTHLLRHVKGKVTVILDNASIHKTKALSAFVAGEMRLSMVYLPPYSPELNPIELVWAYVKQQMMGNFCPRDLVILKSRLFQAWRRVRYVQLPAHLLHGVIREQRTQISIGRRR
- a CDS encoding proline--tRNA ligase; translation: MRVSQTLFVTRRDAPSDAETRGTALLSRAGYVHKLGSGLYTTLPLMQRVLHKLEALIRQELSEIAQEVSFPVLQPQQLWLESGRWDAYTQAEGIMFTVTDRAGRSLSLGPTHEEVAVNVMRDLLQSYRDLPVSVFQIGRKFRDELRPRFGLLRTREFTMKDGYSFHATPEDLRAHFEVISRVYERLLTRLGLQWRAVEADSGNIGGADSREFMVLTDVGEDEVLYTADGRYAANAERAVSAVSAARPSPFHAFERRFTPGTTTVQTACATLGCEPAHMVKNSLYDAVFIQEGQRVLCPVLVSLRGDHTVNAVKLWNAVQARTDHLGGGTLLSLELAQSETWAAAPLSLGYLAPDLPDTVIAERVGIYASFLRLCDTAASVATLFTTGANDVDWHVVGATWNVTYPLPDVVDLRQASAGDASVHDPAQVLQSARGIEVGHVFQLGTRYTQAMQATFMAADGRRQPFQMGSYGIGVTRLAQAAVEQRSDERGLIWPELIAPYQVMVTPVDVEHAQQMHVAETLYAELTAAGVEVLLDDRPQRAGVKFADADLIGLPCRITVGRTLEQGEVEVSLRQTGEVTRWPVLEVARFLTERFAVQQR